The DNA window TCGACACAACACGTGCCCAGCTCCCCCCGCTTCGTTTCTTTCCCCTCCCGCCGTCGCTGTCCCGGCGGGCAGCGCAGCGGGGCGGGCTGCGCTCGGTACCGCCCCCGGACCGGGCAGGGCCGGAAGGAGCGCGGGGCGGAGGCGGGATGCGGGATACGGGACACGGGATGCGGGATACAGGATACGGGATACAGGATGCTGCCGGCGGGATGCGGCGGGCGGTGAGCGGACGGGGAGCCGAGCGGGGcgggctgggctgagctgagctgggctgagctgacGTTCCCGGCTCGGGCCCCGCAGGTTgttgctggagctgcaggcGGCGCTGCGCGGCGGCGCGGAGCGGAGGAGGGAGTTGGAGCGGAGCGCGGAGCGAGGCCGGGATCTGCTGCGGGGGTGATGCGGGAGGGGGGTGAGATGGGGGTGAGATGGGGGTGAGATGGGGGTGAGATGGGGGGTGAGATGGGGGTGAGATGGGGGTGAGATGGGGGTGAGAGTGGTGGGCTGCGGAACACGGCCCGCTGTGCGTGTCCCCCGCAGGGAGCAGCGCGGAGATGAAGCGGCCGGAAGCGGAGGCGGGACCCGGCGCTGGACGCGGTGAGCGCTGCCGTCCCGGCCGGGGTCGTACGGCACCGCTGGGTGGTTCTGCGGGAACGGCTGGGGAGCGAGTCGGAGCGATGTCACGCGCACATAACGGGGGGTCCGGGCCGGGGGCAGCTGGGCCGTGTGCTCCTCGCGCAGAGAGCTCGACTTCAGCAcgggagctgcaggagctggagctgctgaacGCCGCCCTGCAGAAAGCGCTGAGAGTCAGGAACAGCGTGTCCGGAACGAACGCACCGACACGGGGCGCTGCGGGAGCAAAACCTGCGGGCGAAGCAGCTGATGGGGACACGGCCGAGCTGAAGGTGCCCGCGGCCACCACGGACGGCGCTGCGGCTGCCGGCACCAGCTGCGAGGTGCgaggcagcagccaggagcacagcGCTGCCAAGAAGCCTCCGTACCGCCTGCGGGCCCCGTACAGGACTGAGCCCGACGTGAGAAGAACCCAAAGGAAAACCCCGGCAGGACGTGTCGGCAGGGCGGCTGGGGCGGCTGCAAAGAGCTCCTCCAAAGCTGTGGCTTCCAAACAAGGACGCAGCCGTGGGCAGCCGGTCCGGGCGGCTGCTGAACCCCAGAGGACAGTTGGCATCCCCAGGTCTGCACACAGTGAGCAGCTCAGCCTCCCTGCCGGGGAGGGGAGCTCGGTGTCTGTGTGTGGGcagcagcccagtgctgggcagagctgctgtggttcCCTCGGACCGCCCGGAGCAgaggagcacacagctggggcAGGGAGCGCAGCACTGcgggcagcagcactgcaggagcagaggtgggtgctggctgtgctcagcatgGCCAAACACGGCTCATTTGGTTCTGCCCACCCTCACCTTCTTTGCTGGAGGAAGGGGCCATTGCAGTCCAGAAGCCTTTGTGGCTGTTGAGTGAACCCCTGCACGCCGGGAGCTGCTCTCGGGTGGCTGGGACTTCACAAGT is part of the Coturnix japonica isolate 7356 chromosome 14, Coturnix japonica 2.1, whole genome shotgun sequence genome and encodes:
- the TEDC2 gene encoding tubulin epsilon and delta complex protein 2 isoform X2: MARHNTCPAPPASFLSPPAVAVPAGSAAGRAALGTAPGPGRAGRSAGRRRDAGYGTRDAGYRIRDTGCCRRDAAGGSSAEMKRPEAEAGPGAGRAGPCAPRAESSTSARELQELELLNAALQKALRVRNSVSGTNAPTRGAAGAKPAGEAADGDTAELKVPAATTDGAAAAGTSCEVRGSSQEHSAAKKPPYRLRAPYRTEPDVRRTQRKTPAGRVGRAAGAAAKSSSKAVASKQGRSRGQPVRAAAEPQRTVGIPRSAHSEQLSLPAGEGSSVSVCGQQPSAGQSCCGSLGPPGAEEHTAGAGSAALRAAALQEQRFQLELPLPYRKAHARNSRAWEKCRLCHTRADAAAARKCFTERIQSTFRSPTPTLSPAEIEEELRALQDIPSHLSLCVEAESADHPTLQREYESLLTLEALQSTVSQYLHKLQLLRAAVESQRRLQPDCTGEQGDCCAACAAGARLCGSADTLAVPLLCYSRLQELRDLFALKLRVSMLHQEIALQKLTMTELLPVLDSRPCPGASAAQLYRAMYTQLCEGGGRFPVLVQDELSD
- the TEDC2 gene encoding tubulin epsilon and delta complex protein 2 isoform X1, which translates into the protein MARHNTCPAPPASFLSPPAVAVPAGSAAGRAALGTAPGPGRAGRSAGRRRDAGYGTRDAGYRIRDTGCCRRDAAGGCCWSCRRRCAAARSGGGSWSGARSEAGICCGGSSAEMKRPEAEAGPGAGRAGPCAPRAESSTSARELQELELLNAALQKALRVRNSVSGTNAPTRGAAGAKPAGEAADGDTAELKVPAATTDGAAAAGTSCEVRGSSQEHSAAKKPPYRLRAPYRTEPDVRRTQRKTPAGRVGRAAGAAAKSSSKAVASKQGRSRGQPVRAAAEPQRTVGIPRSAHSEQLSLPAGEGSSVSVCGQQPSAGQSCCGSLGPPGAEEHTAGAGSAALRAAALQEQRFQLELPLPYRKAHARNSRAWEKCRLCHTRADAAAARKCFTERIQSTFRSPTPTLSPAEIEEELRALQDIPSHLSLCVEAESADHPTLQREYESLLTLEALQSTVSQYLHKLQLLRAAVESQRRLQPDCTGEQGDCCAACAAGARLCGSADTLAVPLLCYSRLQELRDLFALKLRVSMLHQEIALQKLTMTELLPVLDSRPCPGASAAQLYRAMYTQLCEGGGRFPVLVQDELSD